A single genomic interval of Polaribacter vadi harbors:
- the coaBC gene encoding bifunctional phosphopantothenoylcysteine decarboxylase/phosphopantothenate--cysteine ligase CoaBC, giving the protein MSVLSGKKILLGITAGIAAYKTASLVRLFIKLGADVKVIMTPASKDFITPLTLSTLSKNPVHSTFYDKEEENELWNNHVDLGLWADYFLIAPATANTLSKMVNGTCNNLLLATYLSAKCPVYFAPAMDLDMYIHPSTKNSLEKLHSFGNILIPATSGELASGLVGEGRMAEPEDIVAFIENDILSKLPLKGKKILITAGPTYEAIDPVRFIGNHSSGKMGFAIANAAANLGAEVILISGPSHQQIQHSLVKRINVISADEMYKECHTYFKEVDIAILSAAVADYKPKNIADQKIKKKDSTLRMELTPTKDILASLGEIKEHQLLIGFALETNNEIENAKNKIKRKNLDAIVLNSLQDKGAGFATNTNKITIIDKNLNEKPFELKSKVEVAKDIMNEIVTKLV; this is encoded by the coding sequence ATGTCTGTTCTAAGTGGTAAAAAAATCCTTTTAGGCATTACTGCTGGAATAGCTGCATACAAAACGGCTTCATTAGTCCGTTTATTTATAAAATTAGGCGCAGATGTCAAAGTAATTATGACGCCTGCGTCTAAAGATTTTATAACACCTCTTACACTTTCTACACTTTCTAAAAATCCAGTTCATTCAACTTTTTATGATAAAGAAGAAGAAAATGAACTTTGGAACAATCACGTAGATTTAGGTTTATGGGCAGATTATTTTTTAATTGCGCCTGCAACTGCCAACACACTTTCTAAAATGGTAAATGGAACCTGCAATAATTTATTATTAGCAACCTATTTATCAGCAAAATGTCCTGTATACTTTGCACCAGCTATGGATTTGGATATGTATATTCATCCATCCACTAAAAATAGTTTAGAGAAATTACACTCTTTTGGTAATATTTTAATTCCAGCAACTTCAGGCGAATTAGCAAGTGGTTTAGTTGGCGAAGGAAGAATGGCAGAACCAGAAGATATTGTTGCATTTATAGAAAATGATATTCTTTCGAAGTTACCTTTAAAAGGTAAAAAAATACTAATTACTGCTGGTCCAACCTATGAAGCTATAGATCCTGTTCGTTTTATTGGAAATCATTCTTCTGGAAAAATGGGTTTTGCAATTGCAAATGCAGCTGCAAATTTAGGTGCAGAAGTTATTTTAATTTCAGGGCCAAGTCATCAACAAATACAACATTCTTTAGTAAAGAGAATTAATGTTATTTCTGCTGATGAAATGTATAAAGAATGTCATACTTATTTTAAAGAGGTAGATATTGCTATTTTATCTGCTGCTGTTGCAGATTATAAACCTAAAAATATTGCAGATCAGAAAATAAAAAAGAAAGATTCTACGTTAAGAATGGAGTTAACACCAACAAAAGATATTTTGGCTTCTTTAGGTGAAATTAAAGAGCATCAACTTTTGATCGGTTTTGCATTAGAGACGAATAATGAAATTGAAAATGCAAAAAATAAGATAAAACGTAAAAATTTAGATGCGATTGTGTTAAATTCTTTACAAGATAAAGGTGCTGGTTTTGCAACTAACACAAATAAAATTACTATTATTGATAAAAATTTAAATGAAAAACCATTTGAATTAAAATCGAAAGTGGAAGTTGCTAAAGATATTATGAATGAAATTGTTACAAAATTAGTTTAA
- a CDS encoding DNA-directed RNA polymerase subunit omega: MDYKDTKAAISTVTYNRNLLEAPTENIYEAISIIAKRANQINEDLKKELVDKLEEFATYNDSLEEVFENKEQIEVSKFYERLPKPTALAVEEWLNDKVYHRNPEETV, encoded by the coding sequence ATGGATTATAAAGATACAAAAGCAGCAATAAGTACAGTTACTTATAACAGGAATCTTTTGGAAGCTCCAACTGAAAATATTTATGAAGCAATTTCTATTATTGCTAAAAGAGCAAACCAAATCAACGAAGATTTAAAAAAGGAATTAGTTGATAAATTAGAGGAATTTGCTACTTATAATGATAGTTTAGAAGAAGTTTTCGAAAACAAAGAGCAAATTGAAGTTTCTAAATTTTACGAACGTTTACCTAAACCAACTGCACTTGCTGTTGAGGAATGGTTAAATGATAAAGTTTATCATAGAAATCCAGAAGAAACAGTATAA
- a CDS encoding outer membrane protein assembly factor BamD → MQKIKNLACLLLFSLLLFSCGEYQKVLNKGTVEDQYKMAVKMYETQKYSKALRLFEKVTPAYRGKPQMERIQFMVAQSNFNEKNYTDAGYYFDRFVKNYPTSSKIEEASFLSAYSYKLASPVFSKDPTDTNKALEAFQSFINTYPDSDKIVEANAHYKELRYKLQKKYFEIAKTYYTTADYDVRNYKAAIQAFDNLLSDYLGSEFKEEALYYRLKAAHDFVLKSYDRRKQERIKDAIEAYEKLKRNYPESQYMEEANEMLAVLQSEKIRIDALIEQLKEINVENSKEK, encoded by the coding sequence ATGCAAAAAATTAAAAATTTAGCGTGTTTATTACTGTTTAGTCTTTTGTTATTTTCCTGTGGAGAATATCAAAAAGTACTGAATAAAGGTACTGTTGAAGATCAGTATAAAATGGCTGTAAAGATGTACGAGACTCAAAAATATTCTAAGGCTTTGCGTTTGTTTGAGAAAGTTACACCTGCTTACAGAGGTAAACCTCAAATGGAACGTATTCAGTTTATGGTAGCTCAGTCTAATTTTAATGAGAAAAACTACACAGATGCTGGTTATTATTTTGATCGTTTTGTGAAAAATTATCCAACTAGCTCTAAAATAGAAGAAGCTTCTTTTTTATCTGCATACAGTTATAAATTGGCATCGCCAGTTTTTAGTAAAGATCCAACAGATACTAATAAAGCTTTAGAAGCATTTCAAAGTTTTATAAATACATATCCAGATTCTGATAAAATTGTTGAGGCAAATGCACATTACAAAGAATTAAGATATAAATTACAGAAAAAATATTTCGAAATTGCTAAAACGTATTATACAACTGCAGATTATGATGTAAGAAATTATAAAGCAGCAATTCAAGCTTTCGATAATTTATTGTCAGATTATTTAGGTTCAGAATTTAAAGAAGAAGCTTTGTATTACAGATTAAAAGCAGCTCACGATTTTGTTCTAAAAAGTTATGATAGAAGAAAACAGGAAAGAATTAAAGACGCTATTGAAGCTTACGAAAAGCTGAAAAGAAATTATCCAGAATCTCAATACATGGAAGAAGCTAATGAAATGTTAGCTGTTTTACAAAGCGAGAAGATAAGAATAGATGCTTTAATTGAACAACTAAAGGAAATCAACGTAGAAAACTCTAAAGAGAAATAA
- the dapA gene encoding 4-hydroxy-tetrahydrodipicolinate synthase — protein MQKFIGTGVALITPFKEDLSVDFDALIKLVNFNIENGTDYLVINGTTGESATITKEEKQQIIDVIIKTNNKRLPLVLGVGGNNTLEVVKEFKTRDFTGIDGILSVAPYYSKPTQEGFYQHYKALAEATDLPIILYNVPGRTAKNMEPATTLRLAKDFSNIVGVKEAGNNQQQYNTLLKDKPADFLIISGDDDLALGVALAGGSGVISVIGQAFPAAFSKMINLGLEGKNKEGYEIHFKMMDIVDYIFEENNPAGIKTVLQELGICKNDVRLPLVKASESLQAKIAKFVAEF, from the coding sequence ATGCAAAAATTTATTGGAACTGGTGTGGCTTTAATTACACCTTTTAAAGAGGATTTATCTGTAGATTTTGATGCGCTAATTAAATTAGTGAATTTTAATATCGAAAACGGAACAGATTATTTAGTAATTAATGGTACAACTGGCGAAAGCGCAACCATAACTAAAGAAGAAAAACAGCAGATTATAGATGTTATTATCAAAACAAATAATAAGCGTTTGCCTTTAGTTTTGGGTGTTGGTGGTAACAATACTTTAGAAGTTGTTAAAGAATTTAAGACAAGAGATTTTACAGGAATCGACGGAATTTTATCGGTTGCTCCTTATTATAGCAAACCAACCCAAGAAGGTTTTTATCAGCATTACAAAGCTTTAGCAGAAGCAACTGACTTACCAATAATTTTATACAATGTTCCTGGTAGAACAGCTAAAAACATGGAGCCTGCAACAACTTTACGTTTGGCAAAAGATTTTAGCAATATTGTTGGTGTAAAAGAAGCAGGAAATAATCAACAGCAATATAATACGTTGTTAAAAGACAAACCAGCAGATTTTTTAATAATTTCTGGTGATGATGATTTAGCTTTAGGAGTTGCATTAGCAGGTGGTTCTGGAGTAATTTCAGTAATTGGGCAAGCATTTCCAGCAGCATTTTCTAAAATGATAAATTTAGGATTGGAAGGAAAAAATAAAGAAGGTTATGAGATCCATTTCAAAATGATGGATATTGTTGACTATATTTTTGAGGAAAACAATCCTGCAGGAATTAAAACTGTTTTACAAGAATTAGGAATTTGTAAGAATGATGTTCGTTTGCCTTTAGTAAAAGCAAGTGAAAGTTTGCAAGCTAAAATAGCAAAGTTCGTTGCTGAATTTTAG
- a CDS encoding DUF6913 domain-containing protein gives MKKSFIKKQFKKLLQEEEYRAASNEEVYTVGIIASYEISKWLKIEDEVEKILTLGNIRIYSYRPFSKSNVSSYKYFSEKDFNWKGEPKKTAFKDFIDEPHDLLIGYFNKRNIYLENAVLHSKAKFKVGFSKVNQELYDLEIAEFPTNIESFLLELKKYLVVLGKLKN, from the coding sequence TTGAAAAAATCTTTCATAAAAAAACAGTTTAAAAAACTACTACAAGAAGAAGAGTATAGAGCAGCATCCAATGAAGAGGTTTATACTGTTGGTATTATTGCTTCTTATGAAATTTCTAAATGGTTAAAAATTGAAGATGAAGTTGAAAAAATATTAACCTTAGGGAATATTAGAATTTATAGTTATAGACCTTTTAGTAAAAGTAATGTGTCTTCTTATAAGTATTTTTCTGAAAAAGATTTTAACTGGAAAGGAGAACCCAAAAAAACAGCGTTTAAAGATTTTATAGACGAACCTCATGACTTGCTAATTGGTTATTTTAATAAGAGAAATATATATTTAGAGAATGCAGTTTTGCATAGTAAAGCTAAGTTTAAAGTCGGTTTTTCAAAGGTAAATCAAGAATTGTATGATTTAGAAATTGCAGAATTTCCAACGAATATAGAAAGCTTTCTTTTAGAGCTTAAAAAATACTTAGTTGTTTTAGGAAAACTAAAAAATTAA
- a CDS encoding ABC transporter permease/M1 family aminopeptidase, with protein MFSTIFKQELKYWFKKPIFYIYAAIFFLLAFFISATSAGIWDGITGTTGSSRIVNSPINITGNFNAFTIFIFFLFPSIIGVSIYRDFKSEMHTILYSYPFTKANYLFAKFFSGILVVSAIVFVIAFGMMIGFRFPGTNSEIVGSFSFMAYVKSYVVFILPNVLFFGAVVFAVVTFSRNIGAGFIAVIILLFFQGAISGILSEPDQETWLAILDPFGSAALNTYTKYWTMSEQNEMQVPIKKLILYNRLFWLGISSLIFGLVFKYFKFNQNAVVISFKKVKSERVIKRNFSGITRINLPEVAHNYSFVNNLKTMWQLSNIDFKFILKSIPFICILIVGLLMMVVALFSAGAIFGTETLPVTWQMLGSGGVFSFLVINICTFLYAGILVQRAETAKINHLVDSTPVPNWTLLFSKLIALLKMQLVLLAVIMVAGMIFQTYKGYYNYEIGHYIKELFGLNFLNYLVWALLSIFIQTLVKNQYLGFFIILIVVIAIPLLTFIGIELAVFKYNQGPGFSYSDMNGYGSALSRYLWYKLYWILGGSLLVILSILMWVRGLPSSFGERLQIAKQRFTTPKIVSFVVILIAFLTLGTTIFLETKSDSKNSSSKQAELDAVKWEKTYKKYENYKQPRVVAVNADVHIYPKKRTYEATAVYTLVNKTDQEIDSIFLNHNSLENTFEFNIENKLVLEDTVFNFDIYKFDKKIKPGDSLQLTINVKSDKNTMFQQKSPVLENGTFLNNFSMFPNFGYSSGGELTDNKTREKYDLPPNNLQKNPSDSTALGNTYISKDSDWIDFEATVSTSKDQIAIAPGYLQKEWEENGRKYFHYKMDSKILNFYAFNSARYVVKKELWNGISLEIYYHKPHTYNLDRMMKGMKASLAYNAKNFSPYQHKQARIIEFPRTQGTFAQSFANTIPFSEGFGFIAAVDDENEDGVDYPFAVTVHEVAHQWWAHQVIGADVLGATMLSESLSEYVALKVLEHEHGKPKMRTFLKEALDGYLMQRTFESKREKPLMYNDGQGYIRYQKGSLVFYALSDYIGEENLNGALKRYVEKVKFQEAPYTTSIEMVDYIREVTPDSLSYVINDMFETITLYQNRITDVKSTELENGKYQVDIEFEVAKYRNDEKGKKFYGEKIGDTLSYTPADKKKPILSVKLQDYIDVGIFTEEEVDGKKKEVALYLQKHKITQINNKITIIVDKKPTEVGIDPFNKLIDTQSNDNRQKL; from the coding sequence ATGTTTTCAACAATATTCAAACAAGAGTTAAAATACTGGTTTAAAAAACCTATTTTTTATATTTACGCAGCTATATTTTTCTTATTAGCTTTTTTTATATCAGCAACATCAGCAGGTATTTGGGATGGAATTACAGGAACTACAGGTTCTTCTAGAATTGTAAACTCGCCTATAAATATTACAGGCAATTTTAACGCATTTACAATATTTATTTTCTTTTTATTTCCCTCTATTATTGGGGTTTCTATTTATAGAGATTTTAAAAGCGAAATGCATACCATTTTATATTCCTATCCTTTTACAAAAGCCAACTATTTATTTGCCAAGTTTTTTAGCGGAATTTTAGTCGTTTCTGCAATTGTGTTCGTCATTGCTTTTGGAATGATGATCGGTTTTCGATTTCCTGGAACAAATTCAGAAATTGTAGGGTCGTTTAGTTTTATGGCGTATGTAAAATCGTATGTGGTCTTTATTTTACCCAACGTTTTATTCTTTGGAGCTGTTGTTTTTGCAGTGGTTACATTTTCTAGAAATATTGGTGCAGGTTTTATTGCAGTAATTATTTTATTGTTTTTTCAAGGTGCAATTAGTGGAATTCTATCTGAACCAGACCAAGAAACTTGGTTGGCAATTTTAGATCCTTTTGGTTCTGCAGCTTTAAATACGTACACAAAATATTGGACAATGTCCGAACAAAATGAAATGCAAGTCCCTATAAAAAAGTTGATTTTGTATAATAGATTGTTTTGGCTGGGAATTTCTTCTTTAATTTTCGGATTGGTTTTTAAGTATTTTAAATTCAACCAAAATGCTGTTGTTATTTCGTTTAAGAAAGTGAAATCAGAGAGAGTTATCAAAAGAAATTTTAGTGGAATTACAAGAATTAACTTACCAGAAGTAGCACACAATTATTCGTTTGTGAATAATTTAAAAACGATGTGGCAATTATCTAACATCGACTTTAAATTCATTTTAAAAAGCATTCCATTTATCTGTATTTTAATTGTTGGGCTTTTAATGATGGTAGTTGCTTTATTTAGTGCTGGCGCAATTTTTGGTACAGAAACGTTGCCTGTAACTTGGCAAATGCTAGGAAGTGGAGGCGTTTTTAGTTTCTTGGTCATCAATATTTGTACATTTTTATATGCAGGTATTTTAGTACAAAGAGCAGAAACTGCTAAAATAAATCATTTAGTAGATAGTACTCCAGTGCCAAATTGGACGTTGTTATTTTCAAAATTAATTGCTTTGTTAAAAATGCAATTGGTTTTACTAGCAGTCATTATGGTTGCAGGAATGATATTTCAAACGTATAAGGGTTATTATAATTACGAAATTGGTCATTATATAAAAGAATTATTTGGCTTAAATTTCTTGAATTATTTGGTTTGGGCATTGTTATCAATTTTTATTCAAACATTGGTGAAAAATCAATATTTAGGTTTTTTTATTATTTTGATTGTTGTTATTGCAATTCCATTATTAACTTTTATAGGAATTGAATTAGCAGTCTTTAAATACAACCAAGGCCCAGGTTTTAGTTATTCTGATATGAATGGTTATGGTTCTGCATTATCAAGATATTTATGGTATAAATTGTATTGGATTTTAGGAGGTTCCTTATTGGTTATTTTAAGCATTTTAATGTGGGTGAGAGGTTTGCCAAGTTCTTTTGGAGAAAGATTACAGATAGCAAAACAACGTTTTACAACGCCTAAAATTGTAAGTTTTGTGGTTATTTTAATCGCATTTTTAACGTTAGGAACTACTATTTTTTTAGAAACAAAATCGGATAGTAAAAACTCATCTTCTAAACAAGCGGAATTAGATGCTGTAAAATGGGAAAAAACCTATAAAAAATACGAAAATTACAAACAACCAAGAGTGGTAGCTGTAAATGCAGATGTACATATTTATCCGAAGAAAAGAACCTACGAAGCTACTGCAGTTTATACATTGGTCAATAAAACCGATCAAGAAATTGATAGTATTTTCTTAAATCATAATTCTTTAGAAAATACCTTTGAATTTAACATTGAAAACAAATTAGTGTTAGAAGACACTGTTTTTAATTTTGATATTTATAAGTTTGATAAAAAAATAAAACCTGGTGATTCTTTACAATTAACGATCAACGTTAAAAGTGACAAAAACACGATGTTTCAACAAAAATCTCCTGTTTTAGAAAATGGTACTTTTTTGAATAATTTTTCGATGTTTCCTAATTTTGGATATTCATCAGGAGGAGAGTTAACAGATAATAAAACACGTGAAAAATACGATTTACCACCCAATAATTTACAAAAAAATCCATCAGATTCTACAGCTTTAGGGAATACTTATATTTCTAAAGATTCAGATTGGATTGATTTTGAAGCAACTGTATCAACATCTAAAGATCAAATTGCAATTGCTCCAGGATATTTGCAAAAAGAATGGGAAGAAAATGGTAGAAAATATTTCCATTATAAAATGGATAGTAAAATCTTGAATTTTTATGCTTTTAATTCTGCCAGATATGTAGTAAAAAAAGAACTTTGGAATGGCATTAGTTTAGAGATTTATTATCACAAGCCACACACGTATAATTTGGATAGAATGATGAAGGGAATGAAAGCTTCTTTAGCTTATAATGCTAAAAACTTTAGTCCTTATCAACATAAACAAGCCAGAATTATTGAATTTCCAAGAACACAAGGAACGTTTGCACAATCTTTTGCAAATACAATTCCGTTTTCTGAAGGATTTGGATTTATTGCAGCTGTAGATGATGAAAATGAAGATGGAGTAGATTATCCATTTGCTGTAACTGTGCATGAAGTTGCACATCAATGGTGGGCACATCAAGTAATTGGTGCAGATGTTTTAGGTGCAACCATGTTGTCTGAAAGTTTGTCTGAATATGTGGCTTTAAAAGTATTAGAACATGAACATGGAAAACCTAAAATGCGTACCTTTTTAAAGGAAGCTTTAGATGGTTATTTAATGCAAAGAACCTTTGAAAGTAAACGTGAAAAACCATTAATGTACAATGATGGTCAAGGATATATTCGTTATCAAAAAGGCTCTTTAGTGTTTTATGCTTTGAGTGATTATATTGGAGAAGAAAACTTAAATGGCGCTTTAAAACGCTATGTAGAAAAAGTAAAATTCCAAGAGGCACCTTACACAACATCCATAGAAATGGTAGATTATATAAGAGAAGTTACTCCAGATTCTTTAAGTTATGTAATTAATGATATGTTTGAGACGATTACTTTATATCAAAATAGAATTACGGACGTAAAATCTACTGAGTTAGAAAATGGAAAATACCAAGTAGATATTGAGTTTGAAGTTGCTAAATATAGAAATGACGAAAAAGGAAAAAAGTTTTATGGTGAAAAAATAGGAGATACTTTAAGTTATACTCCAGCAGATAAAAAGAAACCAATTTTATCAGTAAAATTACAAGATTATATTGATGTAGGTATTTTTACAGAAGAAGAAGTTGATGGAAAAAAGAAAGAAGTAGCTTTGTATTTACAAAAACATAAGATTACTCAAATCAATAATAAAATAACCATTATTGTTGATAAAAAACCTACAGAAGTTGGTATTGATCCTTTTAATAAATTGATTGATACACAGTCTAATGACAACAGGCAAAAGCTCTAA